One stretch of Chroococcidiopsis sp. SAG 2025 DNA includes these proteins:
- a CDS encoding DUF4351 domain-containing protein — translation MRESVIYQEIIERGKREEALSFTLRLLTRRIGGVAPDLQTQIQNLTTSQLEELGVALLDFNNADALTAWLQNQ, via the coding sequence GTGAGAGAATCTGTAATTTATCAAGAAATCATTGAACGTGGAAAGCGGGAGGAAGCCCTGTCATTTACCTTGCGTCTTCTTACACGGCGAATTGGTGGAGTTGCTCCAGATCTACAAACCCAAATTCAGAATTTAACCACTTCCCAGCTTGAGGAATTGGGAGTTGCATTACTAGACTTCAACAATGCTGACGCTCTAACCGCGTGGTTACAGAATCAATAG
- a CDS encoding Tn3 family transposase — protein MRSLDIHSTSADESVIDALKFVLENEHKRGKHLPFEINLDFISNNWRTLVVKEVEGTKVLVRQQLEICVFSYLANEFKTGDACVIGSESYADFREQLLTLSECEPMIESYCNQLRFPSNPENFVEYLRSCLTHVATEVDVLCADGKQVTINQDGEPVLKRLTSSPEPKEVEQLEEKIRCLMPERSVLDILCNVEHWLNWTRHFGPLSGSEPKFKQLAERYIFTTFGYGCNLGPNQTARHSRGVVTSHMISYTNRRHISTPLLEAAIRDTINAFNRFSLPSIWGTGKRAAADGSKFEIYENNLHSEYHIRYGGYGGIAYHHVSDKYIALFTHFITCGVWEAVYILDGLLKNLSDIQPDTLYADTQGQSGPVFAISYLLGIKLMPRIRNWKDLSFLRPYESATYKYIDPLFKDVVNWNLIQLHWYDMMRVVLSIKVGKVMPSTLLRKLSSYSKKNRLYQAFLELGKVVRTMFLLEYISNARMRSEINAITNIVEKYHHFLDWVFFGKDGVITENDPIEQEKRLKYLDLVASAVILQNTVDMSLAIQTLTAQGYPVNHRFVANLSPYLTRHIKRYGDYVVNLQNIPQPFEAAIHLPPEIFET, from the coding sequence ATACGCTCTCTAGATATTCATTCAACTTCTGCTGATGAGTCGGTGATTGATGCTTTAAAGTTCGTGTTAGAGAATGAACATAAGCGGGGCAAGCATCTGCCTTTTGAAATCAATTTAGATTTTATTAGTAATAACTGGCGAACTCTGGTTGTTAAGGAAGTTGAAGGAACTAAGGTTTTAGTCCGCCAACAATTAGAAATTTGTGTGTTTTCTTACTTAGCAAATGAATTTAAAACTGGGGATGCTTGTGTTATTGGGTCGGAAAGTTATGCTGATTTCCGCGAACAATTGCTGACTTTATCAGAATGTGAACCCATGATAGAGTCATATTGCAACCAGCTTAGATTCCCCTCCAATCCAGAAAATTTTGTTGAGTATTTGCGCTCATGTTTAACACATGTAGCTACTGAAGTAGATGTTCTTTGTGCGGATGGAAAGCAAGTAACAATTAATCAGGATGGCGAACCTGTACTGAAGCGACTAACATCATCTCCTGAGCCAAAGGAGGTGGAACAATTAGAGGAAAAAATTCGCTGTTTGATGCCAGAACGTAGTGTTTTAGACATTCTCTGTAATGTTGAGCATTGGCTGAACTGGACAAGGCATTTTGGTCCTCTTTCGGGGAGTGAACCCAAATTCAAGCAGTTGGCGGAACGCTATATTTTCACGACTTTTGGTTATGGGTGCAATCTTGGACCTAATCAAACGGCACGTCATTCCAGGGGCGTGGTAACATCTCACATGATTTCTTATACCAACCGTCGCCATATTAGTACGCCTCTTCTTGAGGCGGCGATTCGAGATACGATCAATGCTTTCAACCGTTTCAGTTTACCGTCTATTTGGGGAACAGGGAAAAGAGCGGCGGCGGATGGTAGTAAGTTTGAGATCTACGAGAATAACCTACATAGTGAATATCACATCCGCTATGGTGGCTATGGCGGTATTGCTTATCACCATGTTTCTGATAAGTATATCGCTTTGTTTACCCACTTTATTACTTGTGGTGTTTGGGAAGCAGTGTATATTTTAGACGGGTTGCTGAAAAATCTTTCCGATATTCAACCTGATACTCTGTATGCAGATACCCAAGGTCAATCGGGTCCTGTATTTGCCATCTCTTATCTTCTGGGGATCAAGCTGATGCCACGCATTCGTAACTGGAAGGATCTTAGTTTCCTGCGTCCTTATGAGTCAGCCACTTACAAATACATTGACCCCTTGTTTAAGGATGTAGTTAATTGGAATCTGATTCAGCTTCACTGGTATGACATGATGCGGGTGGTACTGTCGATTAAGGTGGGGAAGGTAATGCCTTCTACGCTTCTACGTAAGTTGAGCAGCTACAGCAAGAAAAACCGTCTTTATCAAGCCTTTTTGGAATTGGGAAAGGTTGTGCGAACAATGTTTTTGTTGGAGTACATTTCCAATGCCAGGATGCGCTCAGAGATTAATGCAATTACAAATATTGTAGAAAAGTACCATCATTTTCTCGATTGGGTGTTTTTTGGTAAGGATGGCGTTATCACTGAGAACGATCCAATTGAGCAAGAAAAACGGTTGAAGTATCTCGATTTGGTTGCTAGTGCGGTAATTTTACAGAATACGGTGGATATGTCATTAGCAATTCAGACGTTAACGGCACAAGGGTATCCAGTAAATCATCGCTTTGTCGCCAATTTAAGTCCCTACCTTACCAGACATATCAAGCGGTATGGCGATTATGTGGTAAATCTGCAAAATATTCCCCAACCATTTGAAGCCGCTATTCATCTCCCTCCCGAAATCTTTGAAACCTAG
- a CDS encoding SRPBCC family protein → MTSTGTNSAKTTEFEQSITVAAPADDIFDFISDVRNVPQYLPTVKNAQPQEGERIRTQGQAGEREYDSDGHFRVDKQARRLEWGSDGENDYRGWLEVQGDGAEQSLVKVRIHYSPRPETLQRMVERSPNHSFESVMEEGISKTLQSIKQICEGKGGKEEIEANK, encoded by the coding sequence ATGACTTCCACTGGTACAAACAGCGCCAAGACAACTGAATTCGAGCAATCGATAACTGTAGCCGCCCCAGCAGATGACATCTTTGATTTCATTTCAGATGTGAGAAACGTGCCTCAGTACCTACCCACGGTCAAGAACGCTCAGCCCCAAGAGGGAGAAAGAATTCGCACTCAAGGACAGGCTGGAGAGCGCGAGTACGATTCTGACGGACACTTTCGCGTGGACAAGCAAGCAAGAAGGTTGGAATGGGGTTCTGATGGCGAGAACGATTACAGGGGTTGGCTAGAAGTTCAAGGCGATGGGGCAGAGCAATCGCTCGTCAAGGTACGTATCCACTACTCACCCAGACCTGAAACTCTACAGCGCATGGTAGAACGCTCTCCCAATCATAGCTTTGAGTCAGTGATGGAAGAAGGAATTTCTAAAACGCTCCAGTCAATTAAGCAGATCTGCGAGGGCAAAGGGGGCAAAGAGGAAATCGAAGCTAACAAGTAA
- a CDS encoding glutathione S-transferase family protein, whose amino-acid sequence MASGMMVAGKWITDENEQNQSVEFHEIPTTFRDRVTADGKSGFKAEALRYHLYVSLACPWAHRTLIVRELKGLNDAISVSIVDPIMSDKGWMFSDAPGAIPDSVNHAQYLQEIYLKADPKYTGRVTVPVLWDKQSQTIVNNESREIVRMFDVEFASLATQQVDLYPHDLQQQIDETIDAIYLPINAGVYRAGFATSQAAYEEAVTELFENLDRWEIVLGKQRYLCGARITEADICLFATLYRFDSVYYSHFKCNLRRIIDYPNLWNYLLELYQIPEFKATCNLDYTKRAYYMSMTEINPNRIVPKDPIVDFDQRHDGREANRLRHRNRFGGA is encoded by the coding sequence ATGGCATCAGGAATGATGGTTGCAGGTAAATGGATAACCGATGAGAACGAGCAAAATCAAAGCGTTGAGTTCCATGAGATCCCAACAACGTTTCGCGATCGCGTGACCGCCGATGGAAAGAGCGGGTTTAAGGCAGAAGCTCTACGCTATCACCTCTACGTTTCCTTGGCGTGTCCTTGGGCGCACCGCACCTTGATTGTGCGCGAACTCAAAGGGTTGAACGATGCCATTTCAGTCTCGATTGTCGATCCGATTATGAGCGATAAAGGCTGGATGTTTAGTGATGCACCAGGAGCTATTCCTGACTCGGTGAATCACGCTCAATATTTGCAAGAGATTTATCTCAAAGCCGATCCCAAATACACGGGACGAGTCACAGTTCCGGTGCTGTGGGATAAGCAATCTCAAACCATCGTCAACAACGAATCTCGCGAGATCGTGCGGATGTTTGACGTGGAGTTTGCTTCATTGGCAACTCAGCAAGTAGATTTATATCCACACGACCTACAACAGCAGATTGATGAAACGATCGATGCAATCTATCTGCCAATCAATGCTGGTGTCTATCGTGCTGGTTTTGCAACATCGCAAGCAGCCTATGAAGAAGCCGTAACAGAACTCTTCGAGAATTTAGATCGATGGGAAATCGTTTTGGGCAAGCAACGGTATTTGTGTGGCGCTCGAATTACTGAAGCTGATATTTGTCTGTTTGCAACGCTCTATCGCTTTGATTCAGTATATTACAGTCACTTTAAATGCAATTTGCGGCGAATTATCGACTATCCCAACCTCTGGAATTATCTACTGGAGCTGTATCAGATTCCTGAATTTAAAGCAACTTGCAATCTAGATTATACCAAGCGTGCTTATTACATGAGTATGACCGAGATTAATCCCAATCGAATTGTGCCGAAGGATCCAATCGTCGATTTTGACCAACGGCACGATGGTCGCGAAGCGAACCGCCTTCGGCATCGCAATCGCTTTGGGGGCGCATAG
- a CDS encoding DUF2808 domain-containing protein, translated as MKVSKRLGLGLTLLASLGVLGAPSVQAVKLRDGTIQFVQPPQLVKARVTDISPGVSASYYFTIHLPQAAGEPLQKITLTQQLGKENLAFNLKRIRAETKTEPELTLGEIANDRQQKTISIGFNPPVPPGQTVTIRLRSVKNPSFGGVYLFKAAAFPPGEKVRSQYLGLGRFQFTSPGGTF; from the coding sequence ATGAAAGTTAGTAAAAGGTTAGGCTTGGGGTTGACTCTACTTGCCAGCTTAGGAGTATTAGGAGCGCCAAGCGTCCAAGCTGTGAAGTTAAGAGATGGCACGATTCAATTCGTACAACCCCCGCAACTCGTTAAAGCCAGAGTTACAGATATCAGTCCTGGGGTATCAGCTAGCTACTATTTTACAATTCATTTACCTCAAGCTGCGGGAGAACCATTGCAAAAAATCACGTTGACTCAACAGCTTGGAAAAGAAAACTTAGCATTTAACTTAAAACGTATTCGCGCAGAAACGAAAACCGAACCAGAGCTAACTTTGGGCGAGATCGCGAACGATCGCCAACAAAAAACGATCTCGATTGGATTTAATCCACCAGTACCACCAGGACAGACAGTGACAATTCGACTGCGTTCGGTAAAGAATCCTTCCTTCGGTGGCGTTTACTTATTTAAAGCCGCAGCGTTCCCACCAGGAGAGAAAGTTCGCAGCCAGTATCTTGGTTTGGGAAGGTTTCAATTTACTAGTCCTGGCGGTACATTTTAA
- a CDS encoding secondary thiamine-phosphate synthase enzyme YjbQ: protein MVHQSQIENSTKSHGDMHDLTDEVSRIVKNSGIKMGMVHIFNIGSTASIGTIEFEPGLQRDLPELLNKLIPPSREYGHKQMWHDGNGHSHLQATWLEPSLTVPVHEGKLQLGTWQQIFHLECDIKPRQRKIVVTVYGE from the coding sequence ATAGTTCATCAGTCGCAAATCGAAAATTCCACCAAAAGTCATGGAGATATGCATGACCTAACTGATGAAGTTAGTCGAATTGTGAAAAATTCTGGGATTAAAATGGGAATGGTTCACATTTTCAACATTGGTAGCACGGCAAGCATCGGCACAATTGAATTTGAGCCAGGACTGCAACGCGACCTACCCGAACTTCTCAATAAGCTGATTCCACCGAGCCGAGAATACGGACACAAGCAAATGTGGCATGACGGCAACGGACATTCTCATTTGCAGGCAACGTGGCTGGAACCTTCTCTAACTGTGCCAGTACATGAGGGTAAGTTACAGCTTGGAACCTGGCAGCAGATCTTCCATCTTGAATGCGACATCAAGCCGCGACAGAGAAAGATTGTTGTGACGGTTTATGGAGAATAG
- a CDS encoding HAD family hydrolase, producing the protein MIEAVIFDIDGTLVDTVDFHAQSWERTFQHFGHQIPYEQIRTQIGKGSDKLMPVFFSVEELNKSDGGQSPTKGERMRDYRRELYKREYYPRIKAFPQVRELFLRIKADGKRIALASSATKDDLATYIQLLNVKELVDAATTTTSVESSKPEPDVFLVTLDKLGNIAPDRAIVVGDTPYDAEAASKAHLRTIGVLSGGFSAENLRQAGCIAIYQNIADLLAHYDSSPLK; encoded by the coding sequence GTGATCGAAGCTGTAATTTTCGATATAGACGGAACACTGGTTGATACTGTTGACTTTCACGCGCAGTCATGGGAAAGAACCTTCCAACACTTTGGTCATCAAATTCCTTACGAGCAGATCCGCACCCAAATTGGTAAAGGCAGTGACAAGTTAATGCCTGTCTTTTTCTCAGTTGAAGAACTGAATAAATCAGATGGCGGTCAAAGCCCCACCAAAGGCGAACGTATGCGAGATTACCGTCGGGAACTCTACAAGCGTGAATATTATCCCCGCATCAAAGCTTTTCCTCAAGTGCGTGAGTTGTTCTTACGAATCAAAGCAGATGGCAAGCGCATTGCTCTAGCTTCCTCTGCGACAAAGGACGATTTGGCAACCTACATACAGCTCCTGAATGTTAAAGAACTGGTCGATGCTGCAACCACTACCACCTCGGTGGAATCGTCTAAGCCAGAGCCAGATGTCTTCTTGGTCACGCTGGATAAGTTAGGTAACATTGCTCCTGATCGTGCCATTGTTGTGGGCGATACACCCTATGACGCAGAAGCTGCAAGCAAGGCTCACTTACGCACGATTGGTGTACTTTCTGGTGGTTTTTCAGCAGAAAACTTACGTCAAGCAGGTTGTATTGCTATCTACCAAAATATAGCCGATCTGCTGGCACACTACGACTCCTCGCCGCTCAAGTAG
- a CDS encoding transposase family protein, whose translation MESKSSDYAIVQEWLTQFQLIVDSLEQARERPGDNDEQRSDFSGKKQQHTFKSQIVTLPAGKDIVDAVAGAKGPTSDISLFRERQSKFASGQGFDGDKAYVGAENVQTPHKKLRGKELTPQQKAQNKEFSSTRRIFIEHVIRLARIFRIAKERFPLHPNTYEQIILTVCGLVRFRLGMIVFPVTIKN comes from the coding sequence GTGGAATCAAAAAGCAGTGATTACGCGATTGTGCAGGAGTGGTTGACTCAATTCCAATTGATTGTAGATAGCTTGGAGCAAGCCAGAGAACGACCTGGGGACAACGATGAGCAACGATCGGATTTCTCAGGCAAAAAGCAGCAGCACACATTCAAATCCCAGATTGTCACGTTGCCCGCAGGCAAAGATATTGTCGATGCCGTCGCTGGGGCTAAGGGACCAACCAGCGATATCTCGTTGTTTCGGGAGCGTCAGTCGAAGTTTGCTTCCGGACAAGGCTTCGACGGCGATAAAGCCTATGTGGGAGCAGAAAATGTGCAAACCCCGCACAAAAAGCTACGGGGCAAAGAGTTAACCCCGCAACAAAAGGCACAGAACAAGGAGTTTTCCAGCACACGTCGGATTTTCATTGAACATGTGATTCGCTTGGCGCGCATCTTCCGGATTGCTAAAGAGCGATTTCCTCTCCATCCGAACACTTACGAACAAATTATTCTCACCGTTTGTGGTCTCGTGCGATTTCGATTAGGGATGATTGTTTTCCCCGTTACAATTAAGAATTGA
- a CDS encoding group II intron reverse transcriptase/maturase, with translation MNTPKSDSIENTEGWRSINWRKVEKYVFKLQKRIYAASRCGDLKRVRKLQQTLMRSWSNRVLAVKRVTQDNQGKKTAGVDGIKSLSPAARFDLAKGLFINGKSKPTRRIWIPKTGKTEFRPLSIPTIFDRALQAVVKATLEPEWEARFEPSTYGFRPGRSAQDAIKHIKNCIVSKPKFVLDADISQCFDRINQEALLLKLNMNGSVRQQIKAWLKSGVIDSGVFVVTKAGTPQGGVLSPLLSSIALHGLESLINQEFPANSAGKIRGAKSKFGCEISRATCIRYADDFVVLNESLAVIKRCEEIIKDWLKGIGLELKPEKTRIAHTLHPQLSEDGKPGFDFLGHHIQQVKVGKYRDNKNSLGTRLGFITLITPSKKAIETHKQDIKSIITKHRSRSQAELIKDLNPIIRGWASYYRVSDAGTTGDFARLDRITYLRLRRWAKRQTGSVNLGHQKYWHTIGDNHWVFTTRSESNPLRLLTHSEFHSSVNDYVKVLGDKSPFDGDLIYWSLRLSKYPQMPTTKAKLLKQQKGKCAWCSLHFQQDDLLEIDHIKPISCGGKKEWQNLQLLHRHCHDEKTANDGSRKSRNDNRETH, from the coding sequence ATGAATACGCCTAAGTCAGATTCAATCGAGAATACTGAGGGATGGAGAAGTATTAATTGGCGCAAAGTCGAAAAATACGTCTTTAAGTTGCAAAAACGCATCTACGCCGCTTCACGTTGTGGCGATCTCAAGCGAGTCCGTAAACTTCAGCAAACACTAATGAGGTCTTGGTCGAATCGGGTACTAGCGGTAAAAAGGGTAACGCAAGACAATCAAGGTAAAAAGACCGCAGGAGTGGATGGTATTAAATCACTATCCCCAGCAGCGCGTTTTGACTTAGCAAAGGGTCTATTCATTAATGGTAAATCCAAACCTACACGTAGGATATGGATACCAAAAACAGGGAAAACCGAATTTAGACCGCTCTCGATACCCACTATTTTTGACCGTGCCCTACAAGCGGTAGTAAAAGCTACCCTTGAGCCAGAATGGGAGGCTCGTTTTGAGCCATCAACCTATGGTTTTCGACCCGGAAGGTCAGCTCAAGATGCTATCAAACACATCAAAAACTGCATAGTATCAAAACCTAAATTTGTCTTAGATGCAGATATTTCGCAGTGTTTTGACCGGATAAATCAGGAAGCATTACTTCTGAAGTTAAACATGAACGGTTCAGTCAGGCAACAAATCAAAGCTTGGCTAAAATCGGGAGTGATAGATTCAGGAGTTTTTGTAGTCACTAAGGCTGGAACACCTCAAGGTGGCGTACTTTCGCCATTATTATCATCCATCGCCTTACATGGATTAGAAAGCCTGATAAACCAGGAATTTCCTGCTAATTCAGCCGGAAAAATCAGAGGGGCTAAAAGCAAATTTGGCTGCGAAATCTCCCGAGCAACCTGTATTAGGTATGCGGACGATTTTGTGGTCTTAAATGAATCCTTAGCGGTCATTAAAAGATGTGAAGAAATCATTAAAGATTGGCTCAAAGGCATTGGCTTAGAATTGAAACCAGAAAAGACTCGAATAGCACACACGCTACATCCACAATTAAGTGAGGATGGTAAACCCGGATTTGATTTTCTGGGACACCACATTCAACAAGTAAAAGTGGGGAAATACCGAGACAATAAAAATAGTCTTGGTACTCGTCTTGGTTTCATCACCCTCATTACCCCTTCAAAGAAAGCAATTGAAACTCATAAACAGGATATAAAAAGCATCATCACAAAACATAGGTCTCGTTCTCAAGCGGAACTAATCAAAGACCTTAACCCTATTATCAGGGGATGGGCTTCATATTATAGAGTCTCAGATGCTGGAACTACTGGGGATTTCGCTCGGTTAGATAGAATCACCTATCTTCGACTTAGAAGATGGGCTAAAAGACAAACTGGGAGCGTCAATTTAGGTCATCAAAAATATTGGCATACCATAGGTGACAACCATTGGGTATTCACCACCAGGTCAGAAAGTAATCCTTTACGGTTACTAACACATAGCGAATTTCACTCCAGTGTAAACGATTATGTCAAAGTCCTGGGTGATAAAAGTCCTTTTGATGGTGACTTAATTTACTGGAGCCTAAGACTCAGCAAATACCCCCAGATGCCTACTACTAAAGCGAAGCTTCTCAAACAACAAAAGGGGAAATGTGCTTGGTGTAGCTTACATTTTCAACAAGACGATTTATTGGAAATCGATCATATTAAACCCATTTCCTGTGGAGGTAAGAAGGAATGGCAAAATCTCCAATTATTACATCGTCATTGCCACGATGAGAAAACTGCCAATGATGGCAGCCGGAAGTCCCGTAATGACAATAGGGAAACACATTGA
- a CDS encoding DUF4351 domain-containing protein yields the protein MKESVVYQEILERRKREEALSLTLRQLMRRIGEVTPQLQAQIQNLTTAQIEELGVALLDFRDASDLIIWLQNN from the coding sequence ATGAAAGAGTCAGTAGTTTATCAAGAGATCCTTGAACGAAGAAAGAGAGAAGAAGCTTTGTCTCTCACGCTGCGCCAACTGATGAGACGAATTGGTGAAGTTACGCCCCAGTTGCAAGCTCAAATTCAAAATTTGACCACTGCTCAGATTGAAGAATTGGGAGTGGCGTTGTTGGATTTTCGAGATGCTTCTGACTTAATTATTTGGTTGCAAAACAACTGA
- a CDS encoding transposase family protein gives MKNPLHYIHKYPHRTKRLLGIDFQQFLQLLEQAELSHTERQAEVERQKVRINAKGGGRKPLLSVAEEVCLCLFYLRHYPTFEVLGLQFGVSKTEANDTVHYWLKILRVLLPASLRRTCGIKKQ, from the coding sequence ATGAAAAATCCACTTCATTATATTCACAAGTATCCCCACCGTACCAAGCGATTGTTGGGCATTGATTTCCAGCAATTTCTTCAACTGTTGGAACAGGCAGAATTGAGCCATACAGAGCGACAAGCCGAGGTGGAACGCCAGAAAGTCCGGATCAATGCCAAAGGCGGAGGACGCAAACCGTTGCTCTCGGTGGCTGAAGAGGTTTGTTTGTGCCTGTTCTACTTGAGGCACTATCCCACGTTTGAGGTGTTAGGACTCCAGTTTGGGGTGTCTAAGACAGAAGCAAACGATACAGTTCATTACTGGTTGAAGATTCTGCGAGTTTTGTTGCCAGCAAGTTTACGCAGAACTTGTGGAATCAAAAAGCAGTGA
- a CDS encoding IS630 family transposase, whose amino-acid sequence MKLKDARHMSASAQEALRYRVVNAIENGMSKSEASRVFQVSRTAIHHWTKATATEGSKALKAKKRGPRSSSRLLPHQAASSVRLMELQCPDQLGLPFYLWTREAVQQFLAERFGLSVSVWTVGRYLKKWGFTPQKPLRRAYEQDPQAVKQWLETEYPQICHAARCEKAEIHWGDEMGLRSDYQAGRSYGRIGQTPVILGTGKRFGCNLISTLTNRGKLSFKVFTQRFTSAVMIEFLRRLVRQSEQKIFLIVDGHPVHRSRAVRQWLERHAERIRLFFLPSYSPELNPDELLNHDVKANAPLTTTPQ is encoded by the coding sequence ATGAAACTCAAAGATGCTCGCCATATGTCAGCATCAGCCCAAGAAGCACTACGATATCGAGTCGTAAATGCAATTGAAAATGGTATGAGTAAATCAGAGGCATCTCGCGTATTTCAGGTGTCGCGTACTGCAATACACCATTGGACAAAAGCTACAGCAACCGAAGGCTCAAAGGCATTGAAAGCGAAAAAACGTGGACCTCGCTCCAGCTCGCGGCTGCTGCCCCATCAAGCAGCTTCCTCAGTACGGCTAATGGAGTTGCAGTGTCCAGATCAATTAGGTTTACCGTTTTATTTATGGACTCGTGAAGCGGTACAACAATTTTTGGCAGAACGCTTTGGGTTGTCGGTGTCAGTGTGGACAGTAGGACGTTATCTGAAAAAATGGGGTTTTACGCCACAAAAACCACTGCGCCGTGCCTATGAGCAAGACCCCCAAGCAGTAAAGCAGTGGCTAGAAACAGAGTATCCCCAGATTTGCCACGCCGCTCGTTGCGAGAAAGCAGAAATTCATTGGGGTGACGAGATGGGACTACGCTCTGACTACCAAGCTGGTCGCTCTTACGGACGAATTGGGCAGACCCCTGTGATTTTAGGAACAGGGAAAAGATTTGGTTGCAATTTAATCTCGACTCTGACCAATCGAGGCAAGCTGTCTTTCAAGGTGTTTACACAACGTTTTACTAGCGCAGTGATGATTGAGTTTTTGCGTCGCTTGGTGCGTCAAAGTGAGCAGAAGATTTTTCTCATTGTCGACGGTCATCCGGTACATCGGTCTCGTGCCGTCCGCCAATGGCTGGAGCGTCATGCAGAGCGCATCCGCCTATTTTTCTTGCCCTCTTACAGTCCCGAATTAAATCCTGACGAGTTGCTCAACCATGATGTTAAAGCTAATGCGCCTTTGACGACAACGCCCCAATAA
- a CDS encoding cupin domain-containing protein, whose amino-acid sequence MLSSSTLTDTREHSILNDGSKIVRSDLVPWTRLSAPGLEGISYKILNFDEDRGYMVLVNTFAPKARFAPHKHLAQVEVFMLEGSFFYDNGKVFANDYMAEAGGVTHAPATDEGALMLTILHGPLQILNEEGNVAATVGIDEMYELARANNAVAHLRRKYHRATSSPP is encoded by the coding sequence ATGCTAAGCTCCTCAACATTAACGGACACTCGCGAACATAGCATTCTGAATGATGGAAGCAAAATCGTTCGCAGCGACTTGGTACCCTGGACTCGTTTATCTGCACCTGGACTAGAAGGCATTTCGTATAAGATACTCAATTTTGACGAGGATCGTGGATATATGGTGCTAGTCAACACTTTCGCTCCAAAAGCGAGATTCGCACCGCACAAACACCTTGCCCAAGTCGAAGTATTTATGCTTGAGGGTTCATTTTTCTACGATAACGGAAAAGTTTTTGCCAACGATTACATGGCGGAAGCTGGCGGCGTGACTCATGCACCAGCAACAGATGAAGGCGCTCTCATGCTGACGATTTTACATGGTCCATTGCAAATACTTAATGAAGAAGGAAATGTTGCTGCAACAGTAGGAATAGATGAAATGTATGAATTGGCACGAGCAAATAACGCTGTGGCTCACCTCCGAAGAAAATACCACCGCGCTACTTCCTCCCCGCCTTAG
- a CDS encoding GUN4 domain-containing protein, whose amino-acid sequence MLEDDELLSDVGVDYTPLRDLISSGQWKKADEETGAIMLKISGRVTAGWLREEDIETFPCADLQTIDSLWSKSSGDRRASSNGTINWVKLESLCA is encoded by the coding sequence GTGTTAGAAGACGATGAACTACTATCAGATGTAGGTGTGGACTACACGCCCTTACGCGATTTAATCTCGTCGGGTCAATGGAAAAAGGCTGATGAGGAGACGGGGGCAATTATGCTCAAAATCTCCGGTCGCGTTACAGCAGGTTGGCTGAGAGAGGAGGATATAGAAACTTTCCCTTGTGCGGACTTGCAAACAATCGATTCGCTTTGGTCAAAATCCAGCGGCGATCGGCGTGCGAGTAGCAATGGAACAATAAACTGGGTTAAGCTTGAAAGCCTTTGTGCATAG
- a CDS encoding cupin domain-containing protein translates to MIENTSANPPDTREPIERKPTEIAIVRPDAATLAGDRLSHFVGISANTTGAKEISMNLAIIPPGGTAEPHFHPEHETVIYLLKGRVEVCYGQGLQHCQVCEAGDFIFTPPGVPHQPRNLSATEPVYVLAARNDPDEQEKVVPYDPTLKS, encoded by the coding sequence ATGATAGAAAATACATCTGCCAATCCTCCTGATACCCGCGAACCCATCGAGCGAAAGCCAACCGAGATTGCGATCGTGCGCCCCGACGCGGCAACGCTAGCTGGCGATCGGCTGTCCCATTTTGTCGGCATTTCTGCAAACACAACAGGGGCGAAGGAAATTTCGATGAATCTCGCGATTATTCCTCCTGGTGGAACTGCCGAGCCACATTTCCACCCAGAGCATGAAACGGTAATTTATCTTCTCAAGGGTCGGGTCGAAGTCTGTTACGGGCAGGGACTCCAGCATTGCCAAGTGTGCGAAGCTGGGGATTTCATCTTTACTCCCCCTGGCGTTCCCCATCAGCCGCGCAATCTCAGCGCCACAGAACCCGTTTACGTGCTAGCTGCTCGCAACGATCCAGACGAACAGGAGAAGGTTGTACCCTACGATCCAACGTTAAAAAGTTGA